TGAATAGATTCAGGAAGGAAGATTTTTTCTTTATGGGCGAAGCGATTAAGGAAGCAATTAAAGCCTATGATGAAGGTGAGGTGCCGGTGGGAGCGGTCGCAGTTCTTAATGGTCAGGTTATCGGTCGGGGACATAACCGAACTGAGGCTTTAAAGGACCCAACCGCCCATGCGGAGATTATCGCTATCTCGGCGGCGGCGAATGCCCTCGGTAATTGGCGACTGAAGGATGTTACGCTTTATTGCACCTTAGAACCTTGTCCGATGTGTGCTGGAGCAATAATTTTGAGTAGAATTAAAAGATTGGTCTTTGGTCTTAGGGATGAAAAATTTGGTGCCTGTGGTTCGGTTGTTGATTTAATGGGTGAAAAGTTATTTAACCACAAAGTAGAAGTAAAAGAAGGGATTGAGAAAGAAAAGATTAGAGAGATGATGCAAAACTTTTTTAAGGAGAAGAGAGAAAAGTGAAGGAGAGGTGGCCGAGTGGACGAAGGCGCGCGACTCGAAATCGCGTTCCCGACGAAAGTCGGGACGGGGGTTCAAATCCCTCCCTCTCCGTTTCTGAGATGAAAGAAAATCACCAAAAGAAAAAAAATTGGTTAATCTTTTTTTCTTTACTTTACTTTTTCTTTTCTGGGTATGGGCAACCTTTACTTTTAAGAAAGGGATACTTACCACCAAATCAAGTTCAATTAAAAAATTTTGAGACCATCATTAAAAAGTTTACCCGCTTTAAGTCACACCGTAATCCTAATATCTGGCGGTCCAGAAAGAGAAAAGGGATGACGGTTGACACGGTTAGAGTTCTGGCATTACGGGTAGAATTTCAAGAGGACTTTGATACCTTAACCACCGGCAACGGTAAGATGGATTTGAGGGGTTTTTTAAGTCCTGAGGATGGCCTCTTTTATGACCCACCCCATACCAAAAAGTATTTTGAGAGACAGTTGGAGGCACTAAGAAATTATTTTTTGACGAATTCTTATGGTAAATTTTATATTGACTTTAAGGTGATGCCGGAAGGGGTTTTAGATTGTTATCAATTACCACAGACGATGCTTTATTATGGTGATTCAATGCATAAATTTCCTTATTATGATTTTACCGGTGTGGAGATGGGGCTCTGTCGGCTATTGGAGGATGCGATTCGGATTGCCGACCGGGATACTTTAATCCACTGGCGCGATTACGACTTCTTTTTAATCTTCCACGCCGGCAGTTGTAATCAGACCGATGTTTTGGGTAATAGTCCTTTTGATTTGTATGCGGCAACGATTGGTCAAGCCGCCTTAAAATACTATCTGGGTAAGGATTATATCCTGACCGATGAGGGGACAAGGATTGAGATTGCTACCATTCTACCAGAGATGGCGAGACAGGATACCGCCCGTTTTGGGGAATACGGAATGGAAGGACTCTTGGGGCTTTTAGTCCACGAATTTTGCCACCTTTTGGGTGCCTACGATTTGTATGATGTTACCGGTTATTCAATGGGTGTTGGTGCTTGGAGTCTGATGGGCTATGGGGGTTGGCTTGGTGATTACTGGGCGGGTGCACCGCCGGGTTCGGTTCCTTCGCTTCTTGATCCATTCCATAAGATTCTGTTTGGTTGGGTAGAACCATTAACCTTGATAATGCCCAAAGAAAGTGTTCCGGTTTTTTGTCAAGCAATGGATTCTTCTCAATTTAAGTTTCGGGGCGACTCCCTCTCGCCGGTGATTATTAAAATTCCCATAACTAATACCGAATATTTCTTAATTGAGAACCGGCAGGTTGATGTGAAAAAGAAGGATACGATTGTCGTTCACCGGGAGGATGGGGTTTTGGTGCGGATTGAAGATGGGGAATATGACTTCTTTTTACCGGGAAGCGGGATTTTAATCTGGCACATTGATGGGGCGATAATCGCTCAGTACGGTCCTTACAATGCGATTAATATCAATCCCGCCCATAAAGGGGTTGATTTGGTAGAAGGGGATGGCATTCAAGATTTTGACGGCTGGGTGGAGTTTTCTTCTTATGAGTTCTTAGGTTCTAAATACGACCCATTCTTTATTGGCGGTTTTTTAGATTCCCTCTCACCTGCCACCAACCCCAGTAGTGATGGTTATTACGGGAAAACATTTTATACGATTAAGATAAACTCTCCTCTTGATTCCCTTTACCATTCGGACTCCATAATGTCAATCTCTTTCCGTTGCGAACTCTACCGGAAAAATTTTCCGAAAGAGATGGCTAATCCTATCGCCACTCTAAATTACTCCGACTTGAACTTAGACGGGAAAATTGAGTTGTTAGTTCAGGATACCACAGGCGACATCTATGCCTTTGAGGAAGATGGTTCTTCTTATGGTGATGTTCCTTTTGCCTATATCAATTCTCCAACCAAAATGCCTTTTGCCATTGGCGATGTCCGGGGTGATGAGCAATTGGAGGTGGTAAGTGGTGGAGAAAGGGGAAGGGTGATTATCTTCTCGGCGGATGGGCAGAATATCCGAGATTTTCTTACGCGCGGACCAATCAGTTCACCCATTGTTCTCTTTGACCTAAACCGAGACGGCAAGAAAGATATCCTCTTCGGTTCTGAGGATCTCTCTCTTTATGGTTTTACCGGTGAAGGGGAGACCTTAACTGGTTTCCCATTTTTCTTCTCTTCGCCACCGAAAGGTTTAGTAGTGATTGATTCAATAAATCCCAAGATTTTTGCCCTAACCGAAGATAATAACTTGTATTTAATTGAAGATGGAGAGGTAAAGAAAAAGGTCTCTCTTTCTACCCGTCCCTTTCCGCCGCCTTCCCCACCAGTCGCCGGTGATTTGGACCGGGATGGAAAAATGGAGATCGGGGTTTTGGCTGCGGATGGTCTTAAATATAAACTTTTTATCCTTTCCGATAATGGTGAAATAAAGGCGGAATCAAGGTCAATGATTGACTACCCTTCCTTTTCTTCTCTTGCTCTCTCGGATATTGACGGTGATGGCTATTTAGATATTGTCTTAGCCGGTAAGAATAAGATATATGCCTTCTCACCCTTAGGGTTTTTAGTGAATAATTATCCAAAAGAGTTTGATTCGGTTTATATAAGAGAAGAGGTGATTGAAGGTTGGATAATTACCGAGGAATTCCCTTTTATCTTTCAGTCTTCACCGGTGATTGGGAATTTGGACGGCGATGGTGCCTTAGACATTATTATCGGTTCACCCGATAACGGTATTTTAGGAATTAATGGCATCACCACCGAGATGGTGAAGTATTTTCCGTTAATGACCTCGGGTTCCGTTTCTTTATCTCCTTTACTATTTGACTTTGATGGCGATAATAGATTGGAGATGGCGGTGGCGGATGAGAATTGTTTTCTCTATGTTTATAATCTGCCATTTGGGGTTAATGCGACCTGGGGAAAAAATCTCCTCTCCCCGGATAATAATCCATTCTTCAAAGAAAGACCGGCTCAAATTCCTGTG
This sequence is a window from candidate division WOR-3 bacterium. Protein-coding genes within it:
- a CDS encoding immune inhibitor A domain-containing protein, coding for MKENHQKKKNWLIFFSLLYFFFSGYGQPLLLRKGYLPPNQVQLKNFETIIKKFTRFKSHRNPNIWRSRKRKGMTVDTVRVLALRVEFQEDFDTLTTGNGKMDLRGFLSPEDGLFYDPPHTKKYFERQLEALRNYFLTNSYGKFYIDFKVMPEGVLDCYQLPQTMLYYGDSMHKFPYYDFTGVEMGLCRLLEDAIRIADRDTLIHWRDYDFFLIFHAGSCNQTDVLGNSPFDLYAATIGQAALKYYLGKDYILTDEGTRIEIATILPEMARQDTARFGEYGMEGLLGLLVHEFCHLLGAYDLYDVTGYSMGVGAWSLMGYGGWLGDYWAGAPPGSVPSLLDPFHKILFGWVEPLTLIMPKESVPVFCQAMDSSQFKFRGDSLSPVIIKIPITNTEYFLIENRQVDVKKKDTIVVHREDGVLVRIEDGEYDFFLPGSGILIWHIDGAIIAQYGPYNAININPAHKGVDLVEGDGIQDFDGWVEFSSYEFLGSKYDPFFIGGFLDSLSPATNPSSDGYYGKTFYTIKINSPLDSLYHSDSIMSISFRCELYRKNFPKEMANPIATLNYSDLNLDGKIELLVQDTTGDIYAFEEDGSSYGDVPFAYINSPTKMPFAIGDVRGDEQLEVVSGGERGRVIIFSADGQNIRDFLTRGPISSPIVLFDLNRDGKKDILFGSEDLSLYGFTGEGETLTGFPFFFSSPPKGLVVIDSINPKIFALTEDNNLYLIEDGEVKKKVSLSTRPFPPPSPPVAGDLDRDGKMEIGVLAADGLKYKLFILSDNGEIKAESRSMIDYPSFSSLALSDIDGDGYLDIVLAGKNKIYAFSPLGFLVNNYPKEFDSVYIREEVIEGWIITEEFPFIFQSSPVIGNLDGDGALDIIIGSPDNGILGINGITTEMVKYFPLMTSGSVSLSPLLFDFDGDNRLEMAVADENCFLYVYNLPFGVNATWGKNLLSPDNNPFFKERPAQIPVPSEKILEEFYLYPNPCGNEGYLRLRTGRPPVKLQWKVLDINGEPVKGLKGELTLNSILSQEISIPTTSLAPGLYIIKLEVMGEKSPRFYKFGVVK
- the tadA gene encoding tRNA adenosine(34) deaminase TadA: MNRFRKEDFFFMGEAIKEAIKAYDEGEVPVGAVAVLNGQVIGRGHNRTEALKDPTAHAEIIAISAAANALGNWRLKDVTLYCTLEPCPMCAGAIILSRIKRLVFGLRDEKFGACGSVVDLMGEKLFNHKVEVKEGIEKEKIREMMQNFFKEKREK